A genomic region of Azoarcus sp. KH32C contains the following coding sequences:
- the era gene encoding GTPase Era, protein MNPDNISQSEGSSNGFRTGFVAIVGRPNVGKSTLLNRLIGQKISIVSRKAQTTRHRVTGILTNDDAQFVFVDTPGFQTKHRNALNRSMNRTVSQVLGDVDLVFFVIEAGRFGEDDRKVVDVLPQGAKVVLVINKVDRLVDKSALLPFIARMNEVFPFAEIVPLSAERGTNVDELLKAVTPLLPEGQPMYGADEVTDRSERFLAAEFLREKLFRLLGDELPYGIAVEIEKFETEGNLRRIFAAVVVDRASHKGIVIGKGGEQLKRIASEARVELEQLFDGKVFLEVWVKVKSGWADDERALKSLGYE, encoded by the coding sequence ATGAATCCGGACAATATTTCCCAAAGCGAAGGGTCGTCGAACGGTTTCCGGACTGGCTTCGTGGCGATCGTCGGGCGTCCGAACGTCGGAAAGTCGACGCTTCTTAATCGCCTGATCGGGCAAAAGATCAGCATCGTGTCACGCAAGGCGCAGACGACCCGGCATCGGGTGACGGGGATCCTGACGAACGACGACGCCCAGTTTGTGTTCGTCGACACGCCGGGATTTCAGACGAAACACCGCAACGCCTTGAATCGTTCGATGAACCGGACGGTATCGCAGGTACTGGGTGATGTCGACCTTGTGTTCTTCGTGATCGAGGCTGGGCGTTTTGGCGAGGATGATCGTAAGGTCGTCGATGTTCTGCCACAGGGGGCGAAAGTCGTCCTCGTCATCAACAAGGTGGACCGCCTGGTGGACAAGAGCGCCTTGCTGCCCTTTATTGCACGGATGAACGAGGTGTTCCCGTTTGCGGAGATCGTGCCACTGAGCGCGGAACGCGGCACGAACGTCGATGAGTTGCTGAAGGCGGTCACGCCCCTGCTGCCCGAGGGGCAACCGATGTATGGCGCCGATGAGGTCACTGATCGGAGCGAACGTTTTCTTGCTGCGGAATTTCTGCGAGAGAAGCTGTTTCGGCTCCTCGGCGACGAATTGCCTTACGGTATTGCGGTAGAAATCGAGAAATTCGAGACCGAAGGGAATTTGCGACGCATTTTCGCCGCCGTCGTGGTCGATCGTGCAAGTCACAAGGGGATCGTGATCGGCAAGGGCGGAGAGCAACTCAAGCGGATTGCGAGCGAGGCCCGGGTCGAACTTGAGCAACTGTTCGATGGAAAGGTGTTTCTCGAGGTGTGGGTCAAGGTCAAGAGTGGCTGGGCCGATGACGAGCGCGCCCTCAAGAGTCTCGGCTACGAATAA
- the lepA gene encoding translation elongation factor 4, protein MQHIRNFSIIAHIDHGKSTLADRLIQYCGGLSEREMEEQVLDSMDLERERGITIKAQTAALQYRAKDGQVYNLNLIDTPGHVDFSYEVSRSLSACEGALLVVDASQGVEAQTVANCYTAIEQNVEVVPVLNKIDLPAADPDNARTEIEDVIGVDASDAVLCSAKTGLGIEEVLETVVRRVPAPKGDPNAPLKALIIDSWFDNYVGVVMLVRVVDGVLRPRDRIQLMATGAQYLCDQVGVFTPRSLSREELSAGQVGFIIAGIKELQAAKVGDTVTSAARPAAEPLPGFKEIKPQVFAGLYPVESSEYDQLRDSLEKLRLNDASLQFEPEVSQALGFGFRCGFLGLLHMDIVQERLEREFDMNLITTAPTVVYEVMMNSGEVIHVENPAKLPDASKMAEIREPIITATIFLPQDYVGPVITLCNQKRGVQVDMRYHGRQVQLIYELPMNEVVMDFFDKLKSVSRGYASLDYEFKEYRAADLVKLDLLVGGEKVDALSVIVHRASAQYRGREVAAKLRGLIPRQMFDVAVQAAIGSHIIARETIKALRKNVLAKCYGGDITRKKKLLEKQKEGKKRMKQVGNVEIPQEAFLSVLRVDDGK, encoded by the coding sequence ATGCAACATATTCGAAATTTCTCCATCATTGCCCACATCGATCATGGCAAGTCCACCTTGGCGGACCGGCTGATCCAGTATTGTGGGGGCCTGTCCGAGCGTGAAATGGAAGAGCAGGTGCTCGACTCCATGGACTTGGAGCGGGAGCGCGGCATCACCATCAAGGCTCAGACTGCTGCCCTGCAATATCGGGCGAAGGATGGGCAAGTCTATAACTTGAACCTGATCGACACTCCGGGACACGTCGACTTCTCGTACGAAGTCAGCCGTTCGCTGTCCGCATGCGAAGGAGCCCTGCTCGTCGTCGACGCGTCGCAAGGGGTTGAGGCGCAGACCGTAGCGAACTGCTATACGGCGATCGAGCAGAACGTCGAAGTCGTTCCCGTTCTGAACAAGATCGATCTGCCGGCCGCGGATCCCGACAATGCGCGCACGGAAATCGAGGACGTGATCGGTGTCGATGCGTCCGATGCGGTGCTGTGCTCGGCGAAGACCGGACTCGGCATCGAGGAGGTGCTCGAGACGGTCGTGCGGCGCGTTCCGGCGCCGAAGGGCGATCCCAATGCGCCGCTCAAAGCGCTGATCATCGACTCCTGGTTCGACAACTACGTCGGCGTGGTCATGCTGGTGCGTGTGGTCGACGGCGTGCTGCGTCCGAGGGACCGCATCCAGTTGATGGCGACCGGCGCGCAATACCTGTGCGATCAGGTGGGAGTATTCACTCCGCGCTCGCTGTCGCGGGAAGAGCTTTCTGCGGGGCAGGTTGGTTTCATCATCGCCGGCATCAAGGAACTGCAGGCGGCGAAGGTCGGCGACACGGTGACTTCTGCCGCGCGCCCAGCTGCAGAGCCGCTTCCGGGCTTTAAGGAGATCAAGCCGCAGGTGTTCGCGGGCCTCTATCCAGTGGAGTCGAGCGAATACGATCAGCTTCGCGATTCGCTCGAAAAGTTGCGCCTGAACGACGCGTCGCTGCAGTTCGAACCTGAGGTTTCGCAAGCGCTCGGATTCGGCTTCCGATGCGGCTTCCTCGGTCTGCTCCACATGGATATCGTCCAGGAGCGCCTGGAGCGCGAGTTCGACATGAACCTCATTACGACCGCTCCGACGGTCGTGTACGAGGTGATGATGAATAGCGGCGAAGTCATCCATGTGGAGAATCCGGCAAAGTTGCCGGATGCTTCGAAGATGGCGGAAATCCGGGAGCCGATCATCACGGCGACGATCTTCTTGCCGCAGGATTATGTCGGCCCGGTCATTACGCTCTGCAACCAGAAGCGGGGTGTGCAAGTGGATATGCGCTACCACGGCCGCCAAGTGCAGTTGATCTACGAACTGCCGATGAACGAAGTCGTGATGGACTTCTTTGACAAGCTGAAGTCGGTGTCGCGTGGCTATGCGTCGCTCGATTACGAATTCAAGGAATATCGCGCAGCTGACCTCGTGAAGCTGGATCTGCTGGTCGGCGGCGAAAAGGTCGACGCCCTGTCGGTCATCGTGCACCGTGCATCGGCCCAGTATCGGGGACGCGAGGTTGCTGCGAAGCTCCGCGGCTTGATTCCGAGGCAGATGTTCGACGTGGCGGTCCAGGCTGCGATCGGCTCGCACATCATCGCCCGCGAGACCATCAAGGCCTTGCGCAAGAACGTCCTGGCCAAGTGTTACGGCGGGGACATCACGCGGAAGAAGAAACTCCTGGAAAAGCAAAAGGAAGGCAAGAAGCGAATGAAGCAGGTCGGGAACGTCGAGATTCCGCAGGAGGCATTCCTGTCCGTGTTGCGGGTCGATGACGGCAAGTAG
- a CDS encoding pyridoxine 5'-phosphate synthase yields MIELGVNIDHVATLRQARRTWEPDPVWAAVEAHLGGADGITVHLREDRRHIQDDDVRRLRDLTQVKLNLEMAATDEMVGIACALKPEMAMLVPEGRHEVTTEGGLDVIAQEARLKDVVSRLADAGIVTSVFIDAELAQVEAAARIGARVCEIHTGPYAHAFHAAGRDSESAAVLAEVAKVARAGETIRGLGMRFNAGHALNYYNVQPIARLPGVRELHIGHSIVSRSVFSGLREAVCEMKRLMREAADRGV; encoded by the coding sequence GTGATCGAACTCGGCGTAAATATCGACCACGTCGCGACTTTGCGGCAGGCCCGTCGCACCTGGGAGCCTGACCCCGTATGGGCCGCCGTGGAGGCGCATCTCGGTGGCGCCGACGGCATCACGGTGCATCTGCGTGAGGACCGACGCCATATTCAGGACGACGACGTGCGGCGCTTGCGCGATCTCACTCAGGTCAAGCTGAACCTTGAGATGGCTGCCACCGATGAGATGGTTGGCATCGCTTGCGCGCTGAAGCCGGAGATGGCGATGCTCGTGCCAGAGGGGCGTCATGAAGTGACCACCGAAGGCGGGCTCGACGTCATTGCCCAAGAAGCTCGGCTAAAGGACGTCGTGAGCCGTTTGGCCGATGCGGGAATTGTCACCAGCGTTTTCATCGACGCGGAACTGGCACAGGTGGAAGCCGCTGCCCGGATTGGCGCGCGGGTCTGCGAGATCCATACGGGCCCTTATGCCCACGCCTTCCACGCCGCCGGGCGCGATTCCGAAAGCGCGGCGGTGTTGGCGGAGGTCGCCAAGGTCGCGCGCGCGGGAGAGACAATCCGCGGACTGGGTATGCGTTTCAATGCCGGTCATGCGCTCAATTATTACAACGTGCAGCCGATCGCGCGCTTGCCCGGAGTGCGGGAACTGCATATTGGACACTCGATCGTCAGTCGTTCCGTATTCAGTGGCCTGCGCGAGGCGGTGTGCGAAATGAAGCGCCTGATGCGCGAGGCCGCCGACCGCGGAGTCTGA
- the acpS gene encoding holo-ACP synthase → MVFGIGTDIVRIGRLREALERHGERFAARILAEEEWSDFKASRDAARFLAKRFAAKEAFGKALGTGVAVPATLHAVAVGHDSLGKPMFRFGSELATYMAQRQLSAHLSLTDEADYVVAFALIEKT, encoded by the coding sequence ATGGTTTTCGGCATTGGTACCGATATCGTCCGGATCGGGCGCTTGCGCGAAGCGCTCGAACGTCATGGCGAACGGTTCGCGGCGAGGATTCTTGCCGAGGAAGAGTGGTCCGATTTCAAGGCGAGCCGGGATGCGGCGCGTTTTCTGGCGAAGCGTTTCGCTGCGAAGGAAGCCTTCGGCAAGGCGCTCGGGACGGGTGTTGCGGTGCCGGCGACGTTGCATGCTGTCGCAGTCGGGCATGATTCCTTGGGGAAGCCCATGTTCCGTTTCGGCTCGGAACTTGCCACCTACATGGCGCAGCGCCAGTTGAGCGCCCATTTGAGTCTGACGGATGAGGCCGATTACGTCGTGGCCTTTGCCCTGATAGAGAAAACATGA
- the recO gene encoding DNA repair protein RecO: protein MSQKQRVEEQPGFVLHTHPWRETSLIVEVFSRDFGRVALVAKGARRPQSPLRGLLMAFQPLLVSWTGGGEVKTLMRAEWCGGQPLLTGRALMCGYYLNELLFRLTAREDAHSSLFHAYSEAIGTLARTDFLAPTLRRFELALLRDLGYGIELESDGESGEAVDATGEYLYIIERGPVRFEGEEGDLPTLSGQTLLDMARAEFSRPETLAQSKGLLRMLINHYLGGQTLQSRRVLKELQEL from the coding sequence GTGAGCCAGAAGCAGCGTGTCGAGGAGCAGCCCGGGTTCGTTCTCCATACGCACCCATGGCGGGAAACGAGCCTCATCGTGGAGGTTTTCTCGCGGGATTTCGGGCGCGTGGCTTTGGTGGCAAAAGGTGCGCGCCGCCCGCAATCGCCGTTGCGTGGCTTGCTGATGGCTTTTCAGCCCCTGCTGGTCAGCTGGACCGGCGGTGGAGAGGTCAAGACCCTGATGCGTGCCGAGTGGTGTGGCGGCCAGCCTCTTCTGACCGGGCGTGCGCTGATGTGCGGCTACTACCTCAACGAGCTGTTGTTTCGGCTTACCGCGCGGGAGGACGCCCATTCCTCACTGTTCCACGCGTATTCCGAAGCCATAGGGACATTGGCGCGTACCGATTTTCTCGCTCCCACCTTGCGGCGGTTCGAACTGGCTCTGCTGCGGGATTTGGGTTATGGCATCGAGTTGGAGAGCGACGGCGAGTCGGGAGAGGCCGTCGATGCGACGGGCGAGTACCTCTATATAATCGAGCGAGGCCCGGTCCGCTTCGAGGGCGAGGAAGGCGATCTGCCGACCCTGAGCGGACAGACTCTGCTGGATATGGCGCGTGCCGAATTTTCCCGGCCCGAGACGCTGGCGCAGAGCAAGGGTTTGCTGCGCATGCTGATCAATCATTATCTCGGCGGACAGACGCTGCAGTCGCGCCGGGTTCTCAAGGAGTTGCAGGAGCTGTGA
- a CDS encoding sigma-E factor negative regulatory protein: MKDKLSAFLDGELDDQCVRTVLEEVRCEPILRNEWETYCLIGDALRGDECVAHDFVDRVMAEIDTAPTLLAPVMKRAESGTSGVWRSLMPLAASVMGVAAVGWVAHALYAEPTGVSHVAEVSPRLQLVESQVSGVRPVSVTSSAIDPHQEYVFAHQSMTGGGPISGAIQHVRSISEVSQDGAR, translated from the coding sequence ATGAAGGACAAACTGTCGGCATTTCTTGACGGCGAACTGGATGATCAGTGCGTACGTACAGTTCTCGAGGAGGTCCGGTGCGAGCCGATTCTGCGCAACGAGTGGGAGACGTATTGTCTGATAGGCGATGCGCTGCGCGGCGACGAATGCGTGGCGCATGACTTCGTTGATCGGGTGATGGCGGAAATCGATACGGCGCCGACATTGCTGGCGCCTGTCATGAAACGCGCGGAATCCGGCACATCCGGGGTCTGGCGTTCGCTGATGCCCTTGGCGGCTTCGGTGATGGGCGTTGCGGCGGTTGGCTGGGTGGCTCATGCACTGTATGCCGAGCCTACCGGCGTGAGTCACGTAGCTGAGGTTTCGCCGCGACTGCAGCTGGTCGAATCCCAGGTGTCAGGTGTGCGTCCTGTCTCGGTCACGTCTTCCGCGATCGATCCGCATCAAGAATACGTTTTTGCTCATCAATCGATGACCGGAGGCGGGCCGATCTCCGGAGCTATCCAACACGTCAGGTCGATATCCGAAGTCAGTCAGGACGGCGCCCGATGA
- a CDS encoding MucB/RseB C-terminal domain-containing protein — MKWLLVVLGFCFTLVEPQAMAQTPGDALSWLGRMAAAGQRLNYSGTFIYQSGKSFETSRVVHMMDAAGEHERLEVLDGSPREVVRSSSEVRCILPDQRTVIIDRAGGRRAFPARLPSSFAGIAENYRIRKGEVGRIAGMEAQQIILEPKDEYRFGYQLWAEMQSGLLLKSRTLDDRGEIIEQFAFSDVKIGGDIAMEAVRPRLARDGDWKVVHANGVEIRREDSGWGVQAPIAGFSLMSIVRRPLGRDHGDALHLVYSDGLAAISVFIEPANQASGRLAAGQLSSGAINIYKRMVGPHLVTALGEVPLRTVQRLADAMEPVAR, encoded by the coding sequence ATGAAGTGGCTTCTCGTCGTGCTGGGGTTCTGCTTCACGCTTGTTGAACCGCAGGCGATGGCGCAGACCCCGGGAGATGCGCTCTCCTGGCTCGGGCGCATGGCCGCCGCCGGCCAGCGCCTCAATTACTCGGGCACTTTTATCTACCAATCCGGCAAGAGCTTCGAGACTTCGCGCGTGGTCCATATGATGGATGCGGCCGGTGAGCATGAACGCCTCGAGGTGCTCGACGGAAGTCCGCGGGAGGTGGTCAGGAGCAGCAGCGAGGTTCGCTGCATATTGCCTGACCAGCGGACAGTGATTATCGACCGAGCGGGGGGGCGGCGGGCTTTCCCTGCGCGGCTGCCGTCGTCCTTCGCGGGGATTGCCGAGAATTACCGGATCCGGAAAGGGGAGGTCGGGCGAATTGCGGGAATGGAGGCGCAGCAGATCATCCTGGAGCCGAAGGACGAATATCGATTCGGCTACCAGTTGTGGGCCGAAATGCAGTCAGGGCTTCTACTGAAGTCGCGTACGCTGGACGATCGTGGCGAGATTATCGAACAGTTCGCATTCAGCGACGTGAAGATCGGCGGCGACATCGCGATGGAGGCCGTGCGGCCCCGTCTCGCGCGCGACGGGGACTGGAAGGTTGTCCATGCGAATGGTGTCGAGATTCGTCGCGAGGACAGCGGGTGGGGCGTGCAGGCACCGATCGCCGGCTTCTCGTTGATGTCGATAGTGCGCAGGCCCCTGGGGCGTGATCATGGCGACGCCCTGCATCTCGTCTATAGCGACGGTCTTGCAGCGATCTCGGTTTTTATCGAGCCCGCCAACCAGGCGAGTGGACGATTGGCGGCGGGCCAGTTGTCGAGCGGCGCTATCAACATTTACAAGCGGATGGTCGGTCCTCATCTAGTCACCGCTCTCGGCGAGGTTCCCTTGCGAACCGTCCAGCGGCTCGCCGACGCGATGGAACCCGTAGCGCGATGA
- a CDS encoding glutaredoxin family protein: protein MTVVREFTVMSREWCHLCHDLVDKLKPLAAELGWSVRTLDVDADPELEARWDELVPVVVAGDKVLCHYHLDEAAIRAYCRGFPLESAA from the coding sequence ATGACTGTCGTTCGCGAATTCACGGTGATGAGCCGCGAGTGGTGTCATCTTTGTCATGATCTAGTGGATAAGCTGAAACCGCTCGCCGCAGAGCTGGGGTGGTCGGTGCGGACTCTGGACGTCGATGCCGATCCGGAGCTGGAGGCTCGCTGGGACGAGTTGGTGCCGGTAGTGGTGGCAGGCGACAAGGTTCTTTGTCATTACCACCTGGACGAAGCGGCCATTCGTGCCTATTGCCGCGGATTTCCGCTAGAATCCGCCGCTTAG
- the lepB gene encoding signal peptidase I, whose translation MNFALVLFLLLVATGALWAVDRFIARKRRAPGSPSPWWVEYGASFFPVILIVFGLRSFIVEPFKIPSGSMIPTLLVGDFILVNKWTYGIRLPVINKKVLSVNDPARGDVMVFRYPADPSMDYIKRVVGLPGDRVEYIDKRLRINGEVVAVSPQDDYLHPDRLYYSPRFMEKLGVVEHSILNEREAPAYVPQVLDYPFRENCTYTSSGVSCVVPPGHYFVMGDNRDSSSDSRVWGFVPDANIVGKAFFIWFNFSDMKRIGSFR comes from the coding sequence GTGAATTTTGCGTTGGTATTGTTCCTGCTGCTCGTGGCGACGGGAGCGCTCTGGGCAGTTGACCGTTTCATTGCGCGCAAGCGTCGCGCGCCCGGCAGTCCTTCGCCATGGTGGGTCGAGTATGGTGCCAGTTTCTTCCCGGTCATCCTCATCGTCTTCGGGCTGCGCTCGTTCATCGTCGAGCCGTTCAAGATTCCTTCCGGATCGATGATCCCGACCTTGCTGGTCGGCGATTTCATTCTCGTCAACAAGTGGACCTACGGGATCCGCTTGCCCGTCATCAACAAGAAGGTGCTTTCCGTCAACGACCCGGCTCGTGGCGACGTGATGGTGTTCCGCTACCCCGCCGACCCGTCGATGGACTACATCAAGCGTGTGGTCGGCTTGCCAGGAGATCGCGTCGAGTATATCGACAAGCGCCTGCGCATCAACGGGGAAGTCGTTGCCGTGAGCCCGCAGGACGATTACCTACATCCGGATCGACTCTACTATTCGCCACGCTTCATGGAAAAGCTGGGCGTTGTGGAACATTCGATCCTCAACGAGCGTGAGGCGCCGGCCTACGTTCCCCAAGTGCTCGATTATCCGTTCCGCGAGAACTGCACCTATACTAGCTCGGGCGTTAGCTGCGTGGTTCCCCCGGGACATTATTTCGTCATGGGTGACAACCGCGATTCGAGCAGCGACAGCCGGGTTTGGGGATTCGTGCCCGATGCCAACATTGTCGGCAAGGCATTCTTCATCTGGTTCAATTTCAGTGACATGAAGCGGATCGGCAGTTTCCGGTGA
- a CDS encoding DUF4845 domain-containing protein: MRLKKKQQGLSPVGVLIVGALLASVLLIGFRTVPAVNEYFAIQKIIKVVAGEGDGGASINDLRRSFDRRAGIDDVVTVTGTDLDIRKDAGKVVIDVQYARKVPIVANVSLLIDFHATSLGK, encoded by the coding sequence ATGCGGCTGAAGAAGAAACAACAAGGTTTGAGCCCGGTCGGGGTGTTGATTGTCGGGGCTTTGCTGGCGTCCGTACTGCTGATCGGGTTCCGAACGGTACCCGCGGTCAACGAGTACTTTGCGATTCAGAAGATCATCAAGGTTGTGGCCGGTGAGGGCGACGGCGGTGCATCCATCAACGATTTGCGCCGGAGTTTTGACCGCCGTGCCGGGATCGATGATGTGGTGACGGTGACGGGAACCGATCTGGACATCAGGAAGGACGCCGGAAAGGTCGTGATCGACGTGCAATACGCGCGTAAGGTGCCGATCGTCGCGAATGTCAGCTTGTTGATCGACTTCCACGCGACCTCGCTCGGAAAATAG
- the rnc gene encoding ribonuclease III — protein sequence MNGDLGRLQRAIGHQFQDLALLQRALTHRSYGQPNNERFEFLGDSVLNCVVAIALFERFGELREGELSRLRASLVCQDGLHRIARELDLGEYLRLGEGELKSGGHRRPSILADALEAVFAAVYLDKGFDAAKAVIDRLYAPGIAEIDPQRASKDPKTALQELLQGRKLPVPTYATVKVHGEAHAQEFEVVCQVNALKLQTSGRGPSRRAAEQQAAESALAQLRKA from the coding sequence GTGAATGGGGATCTAGGGCGCCTTCAGCGTGCCATCGGACACCAGTTTCAGGACTTGGCGCTGCTCCAGCGGGCGCTCACTCACCGTAGCTACGGTCAGCCCAACAACGAGCGTTTCGAGTTTCTAGGGGATAGCGTTCTCAATTGCGTCGTGGCCATTGCGCTGTTCGAACGGTTTGGCGAGCTGCGCGAAGGGGAGTTGTCGCGTCTTCGGGCCTCGCTCGTTTGCCAGGACGGATTGCACCGGATCGCGCGCGAGCTTGACCTCGGCGAGTACCTGCGTCTCGGCGAAGGGGAGTTGAAGAGCGGAGGGCATCGGCGGCCGTCGATCCTCGCGGATGCGCTCGAAGCGGTGTTTGCCGCGGTGTATCTCGACAAGGGTTTCGATGCCGCGAAGGCAGTGATCGATCGCCTCTACGCCCCGGGAATTGCGGAAATCGATCCGCAACGGGCGTCGAAGGATCCGAAGACCGCGCTGCAAGAGTTGCTCCAGGGGCGGAAGCTTCCGGTTCCGACTTATGCGACGGTGAAAGTGCATGGCGAAGCCCACGCGCAGGAATTCGAAGTGGTTTGTCAGGTCAACGCATTGAAACTGCAGACCAGCGGCCGTGGGCCGAGTCGTCGGGCCGCCGAGCAGCAGGCGGCGGAAAGTGCGTTGGCACAATTGAGAAAAGCATGA
- a CDS encoding Do family serine endopeptidase → MVFGWVRRVFLVSLLALVPVAHGAGGAAVLPDFTQLVQRHGAAVVNISAAQSGKSGAQTFPGLDHDDPMFDFFRRFIPKKPGHPRSDPDNRSLGSGFIVSGDGYILTNAHVVEDADEILVRLVDKREFRARVIGADARSDVALIKIEASDLPRLTIGDPAKLQVGEWVVAIGSPFGFDHSVTAGIVSAKGRSLPDENFVSFIQTDVAINPGNSGGPLFNLKGEVVGINSQIFSQTGGFMGLSFAIPIDLAMDVQAQLRASGRVQRGRIGIAIQEVTRSLADSFSLPRPEGALVSAVEQNGPAAKAGIEQGDVIVRFGGKAVENSSDLPRIVSASRPGASAMLSLYRGGSLREMQVVVGEWQDDAARRARRAERASPAPNKLGLALAVPNATQRRERNADHGLLVERVQGAAARADLQVGDLILAMVVGGRQIPLKTLETYNRQVSDLKDGQTVTLLVQRSEGASYVSLRAGE, encoded by the coding sequence ATGGTTTTTGGTTGGGTTCGGCGAGTGTTCTTGGTCTCGCTGTTGGCTCTGGTGCCCGTCGCGCACGGCGCGGGTGGTGCCGCGGTACTACCCGATTTTACTCAGCTCGTGCAGCGGCACGGGGCGGCGGTGGTGAATATCAGTGCGGCACAGTCCGGGAAGTCGGGGGCGCAAACGTTTCCGGGATTGGATCATGACGATCCGATGTTCGACTTCTTTCGTCGGTTTATCCCCAAGAAGCCCGGTCATCCTCGATCCGACCCTGACAATCGCTCCCTTGGCTCCGGCTTCATTGTCAGCGGGGACGGCTATATTCTGACGAACGCCCATGTCGTCGAGGATGCGGACGAGATTCTTGTGCGCTTGGTGGATAAGCGCGAGTTCAGGGCGCGCGTTATCGGCGCCGACGCGCGGAGTGACGTCGCCTTGATCAAGATCGAAGCGAGCGACCTGCCGCGACTGACTATCGGCGATCCCGCCAAGTTGCAGGTCGGCGAATGGGTTGTCGCGATCGGGTCGCCTTTCGGCTTCGACCATTCCGTCACGGCGGGCATCGTCAGTGCAAAGGGGCGTAGCCTTCCCGATGAAAATTTCGTCTCGTTCATCCAGACTGATGTAGCCATCAATCCCGGAAATTCCGGCGGTCCGCTTTTCAATCTGAAGGGCGAGGTGGTCGGGATCAATTCCCAGATATTCAGTCAGACGGGCGGCTTCATGGGGCTGTCGTTTGCGATTCCGATCGATCTTGCCATGGATGTGCAGGCGCAGTTGCGGGCTTCCGGCCGGGTTCAGCGGGGCAGGATCGGTATCGCGATTCAGGAAGTGACACGTTCGCTTGCTGACAGCTTCAGCCTGCCGCGCCCGGAGGGCGCGCTGGTCAGTGCGGTCGAGCAGAATGGACCGGCAGCGAAGGCCGGTATCGAGCAGGGCGATGTGATCGTCCGTTTCGGCGGCAAGGCGGTCGAGAATTCCAGTGACTTGCCGAGAATCGTGTCCGCGAGCCGTCCCGGTGCATCGGCAATGCTGAGCCTTTATCGTGGAGGCTCCTTGCGTGAGATGCAGGTTGTCGTCGGCGAGTGGCAGGATGATGCGGCGCGGCGCGCGCGACGTGCCGAGCGGGCTTCGCCGGCCCCGAACAAGCTCGGACTTGCCCTGGCTGTCCCGAATGCGACCCAACGTCGCGAGCGTAACGCCGATCATGGTCTGTTGGTCGAGCGAGTCCAGGGCGCGGCGGCGCGTGCCGATCTCCAGGTCGGCGATCTGATCCTTGCGATGGTGGTCGGTGGGCGGCAGATTCCGCTGAAGACGCTCGAAACGTACAACCGGCAGGTGTCCGATCTGAAGGATGGCCAGACTGTGACCTTGCTGGTGCAGCGTAGCGAAGGGGCAAGCTATGTTAGTTTGCGGGCGGGCGAATGA
- a CDS encoding SoxR reducing system RseC family protein has product MIQIAAVVECVDGDDAWVRVRNRTGGCGRCDEPGGCRSSGLVYPFKARTDLFRMRNGVGAKVGETVNLRVDARAPLRGALLGYGVAVVFLLVGAALGTLFSPAGSEDLSALIGAMTGLVSAFGLSRWLMQRPDVWGGLGVEMTTASECAEEQRSRFG; this is encoded by the coding sequence ATGATTCAGATCGCCGCCGTGGTCGAATGTGTCGACGGAGACGATGCTTGGGTGAGGGTGCGCAATCGAACGGGTGGCTGCGGTCGCTGCGATGAACCAGGGGGATGTCGATCGTCGGGACTGGTCTATCCTTTTAAAGCGAGAACTGATCTGTTTCGGATGCGCAATGGAGTGGGAGCCAAGGTCGGAGAAACGGTCAATCTCCGGGTGGATGCGCGCGCGCCCTTGCGCGGCGCCCTGTTGGGATATGGCGTTGCGGTGGTGTTTCTACTTGTCGGTGCGGCCCTTGGAACCTTGTTCTCCCCCGCGGGGAGTGAAGATCTCAGCGCACTGATTGGGGCGATGACCGGATTGGTGTCGGCATTCGGGCTGAGTCGCTGGCTGATGCAGCGGCCGGATGTGTGGGGGGGGCTCGGTGTCGAGATGACGACGGCGAGTGAATGCGCAGAAGAGCAGCGGAGCAGGTTCGGATGA